The following are from one region of the Andrena cerasifolii isolate SP2316 chromosome 1, iyAndCera1_principal, whole genome shotgun sequence genome:
- the Nd-24 gene encoding NADH dehydrogenase ubiquinone, giving the protein MFLSSRIIRALHNCKNVRGLQTSTIRASDQLFVHRDSEEDNPQIPFEFNDANKKRIDALLKIYPEGHKRGAMIPLLDLAQRQHGWLPISAMHKVAEILDLPHMRVYEVATFYTMFNRRPMGKYHIQICTCTPCWLRDSDSIVQAVTKATNCNLGEMSQDKLFTVSEVECLGACANAPMFQVNDDYYEDLSPESATAIINALKKGERPPAGPQNSPRFAADPPGGLTSLTSPPPGPGTGVRSDL; this is encoded by the exons ATGTTCCTCTCTTCGCGTATAATCCGCGCCCTTCAT AACTGTAAAAATGTTAGAGGACTACAGACTTCAACCATTCGTGCATCAGACCAATTGTTTGTG CACAGAGATAGCGAAGAAGACAACCCACAGATACCATTTGAGTTCAATGACGCGAATAAAAAACGTATTGATGCACTCCTGAAAATTTATCCAGAAGGTCATAAGCGTGGCGCAATGATACCTTTGCTAGATTTAGCTCAACGTCAACATGGATGGCTGCCTATTTCTGCTATGCATAAAGTAGCAGAAATATTGGATTTACCACATATGCGGGTCTACGAAGTAGCTACATTTTATACAATGTTTAATAGACGACCGATGGGAAAATATCACATACAGATCTGTACATGTACTCCCTGTTGGTTACGAGACTCTGATTCTATTGTACAAGCTGTAACTAAAGCTACTAATTGTAATCTTGGAGAAATGTCTCAGGATAAACTGTTTACAGTTTCGGAAGTTGAATGCCTTGGTGCTTGTGCTAATGCACCAATGTTTCAAGTTAATGACGATTATTAT GAAGATTTGTCACCTGAAAGTGCGACTGCAATAATAAATGCATTGAAAAAAGGGGAAAGACCACCAGCAGGCCCTCAAAATTCACCTAGATTTGCAGCGGATCCTCCAGGTGGATTGACATCACTAACATCTCCACCACCAGGACCTGGAACCGGTGTTAGATctgatttgtaa
- the LOC143372613 gene encoding uncharacterized protein LOC143372613 isoform X2: MIGKLQQYSANCDPDFLHAYMCENLNNTEAAAAVAQTPESEDQAPELEECSSRESVPPPPAETGRKREGRAKDGEIENNPLTKLKGCHRLDWTKEFEEGVGGTRRNWRSRALGGDKRGVNL, translated from the exons atgatcggtaaacttcAGCAATATTCAGCAAACTGCG atcCTGATTTTTTGCATGCTTATATGTGCGAAAATCTGAATAATACtgaagcagcagcagcagtagcTCAGACACCTGAGTCAGAAGATCAGGCACCTGAGCTGGAAGAATGTAGTTCAAGAG AAAGCGTGCCTCCACCACCAGCCGAGACTGGAaggaagcgcgaaggaagggccaaggatGGAGAGATAGAGAACAACCCACTGACAAAACTTAAGGGATGTCACCGCCTTGATTGGACGAAGGAATTCGAAGAGGGAGTCGGAGGAACACGCCGAAATTGGAGGAGTAGGGCACTCGGAGGTGACAAGCGAGGAGTTAATTTGTAA
- the LOC143372613 gene encoding uncharacterized protein LOC143372613 isoform X1 → MIGKLQQYSANCDPDFLHAYMCENLNNTEAAAAVAQTPESEDQAPELEECSSRDSNIFEWEKNSHLLLDFYRKRLSKFRDPKVKKKEIWKEIVYIFKSKGFQNMDVDTLDRKMRNLKRIHKEIRDRNNQTGAERVSWEFHNIFEQIFANDKTINFGPIIASRAPCNIPPPLATPQYSDAYNSIQDRHTYTFSHCNNSEFSCIHHFIDITNDSDSAASQLDLHIADRSSISHTPLTSGSNSPIYSSTSHPNTIEVPRNRSLYSWRQKQFEIEEKRVVALENLNIKLEKSNKL, encoded by the exons atgatcggtaaacttcAGCAATATTCAGCAAACTGCG atcCTGATTTTTTGCATGCTTATATGTGCGAAAATCTGAATAATACtgaagcagcagcagcagtagcTCAGACACCTGAGTCAGAAGATCAGGCACCTGAGCTGGAAGAATGTAGTTCAAGAG ATAGCAATATATTTGAATGGGAAAAAAATTCACACTTATTATTAGATTTCTATCGGAAAAGATTATCAAAATTTAGGGACCCTAAAGTTAAAAAGAAAGAGATATGGAAGGAAATAGTGTACATTTTTAAAAGTAAAGGATTTCAAAATATGGATGTTGATACATTGGATCGAAAGATGCGAAACTTGAAAAGAATACACAAAGAAATAAGGGATAGGAATAATCAAACGGGGGCAGAACGGGTTTCGTGGGAGTTTCATAATATATTCGAACAGATCTTTGCAAATGACAAAACTATAAATTTTGGACCCATAATAGCTTCACGAGCACCATGTAACATACCACCACCATTAGCCACACCACAATATTCAGATGCCTACAATAGTATACAAGATAGACATACATATACATTTTCTCATTGTAATAATTCAGAATTTTCATGTATACATCACTTTATAGATATTACAAATGACAGTGATAGTGCAGCTTCACAATTAGATTTACATATAGCTGACAGATCTTCAATTAGCCATACACCTCTTACATCAGGGTCTAATTCTCCTATATATTCGTCGACGTCACATCCTAATACAATAGAAGTTCCACGAAACCGAAGTTTATATAGTTGGAGGCAAAAACAATTCGAAATAGAGGAGAAGAGAGTCGTGgctcttgaaaatttaaacataaaACTAGAAAAGTCGAATAAATTATAA
- the Aps gene encoding diphosphoinositol polyphosphate phosphohydrolase 1 Aps has product MVKEKPNSIRIYDSEGYRRRAACICVKNDLEDEVLLVTSSRRPDNWIVPGGGVEPEEEPAVTALREVREEAGVLGQLGRCLGIFENVEHKHRTQVWVMRVTEELPEWEDSRAIGRKRKWFSIPEALLQLAQHKPVQRSYIHSLHNTNPRHNPSISPPHHSHTTVTSIQVMNNSRDNPHLNKHS; this is encoded by the exons ATGGTCAAAGAGAAACCGAATTCAATCCGTATTTACGATTCGGAGGGGTATAGACGTAGAGCTGCATGTATCTGCGTCAAAAACGATCTTGAGGATGAG GTACTTTTGGTCACATCCAGTCGAAGACCGGACAATTGGATAGTACCTGGTGGAGGCGTGGAACCAGAAGAAGAACCTGCAGTAACTGCGTTACGGGAAGTTAGAGAAGAGGCTGGTGTTTTAGGGCAATTGGGCAGATGTTTAGGCATATTTGAG AATGTGGAACATAAACACAGGACACAAGTATGGGTTATGCGAGTAACTGAAGAACTACCAGAATGGGAAGACTCACGTGCTATTGGTCGAAAGCGAAAATGGTTCTCTATACCAGAGGCCTTGCTTCAGCTTGCTCAGCACAAACCCGTTCAGCGTTCTTATATACACAGCCTCCACAATACTAATCCTCGACATAATCCCAGTATCTCACCACCTCACCATTCGCATACCACTGTAACATCTATTCAAGTAATGAATAATTCTAGAGACAACCCCCATCTTAACAAACACAGCTAA
- the LOC143370386 gene encoding uncharacterized protein LOC143370386 — protein MASTNRDGDKEISQTSPPKWQLLVKEIRLLLQGSVRLLANFKKMGKAKFTEENAEDRLVKLNETWNRCEALNLELELLLPDAERSACPFMAQEEFARAEDEYWAARDFLREIIKSFQSPQTSGSSDGTQEGFSRGLARLPTIALPKFSGEYTEWPSFRDLFTSLVIGNATLSDTTRLQYLQSAVEGQAAVTIAHITITEANFGPAWALLTQEFENKRAIVSAHLRDLLTLPPMAGASAAELRRLRVPTNRALSLLANLGRPTEHWDDIFVALTTMKLDPELMEEWELSLGVSIDPPPSYATLDQFMKTRIRSLEASRPAQEAAAPERTKDAKSSSGSVARVCTTTNPASGPSSSGTNSQCPVCRARHALYRCTAFKTLRSEHRREVAADKRVGFNCLAPGHMAPSCPVTATCSRCSRRHHSLLHPTCTEPPNGTDEALTTPSASTDQPTAATINSVASPTPTDGAPVLLATAIVGVRSSGGELLTIRALLDQGAQVSIVSESVVQTLRLPRRPQVTNLVGALDSKLGASQSQVRMTLAPPSGTSRTSVAITAHVVSKVSNYFPQWTPNKQRRDFAGLDFADPDPSTRRPIDLIVGADYFGALLLPRLCRGTPSALIAQKTIFGWIVSGPTGRAPAAGAVHHVTAQPVAAENDIHALLQKFWEVEEATVPTTLAPDDARCEQHFVSTHSRRADGRYVVRLPLKSGHPVPRDRPLAFARPAPREGRDAGDVVSCVPGRIRSTRAYGGGRRSAEGRRVSTVVAFAPSRRSEKSLRRGRQATRCVQRVKSDIKRDLPQRPYAGRPEAAARHPGYASPVAPPSLCP, from the coding sequence ATGGCTTCAACGAACCGGGATGGAGATAAGGAGATCAGCCAGACGTCACCTCCAAAATGGCAGTTGCTGGTGAAGGAGATTCGCCTGCTGCTGCAAGGGTCCGTTCGCCTCCTCGCGAACTTCAAGAAGATGGGGAAGGCGAAGTTCACGGAGGAAAACGCAGAGGACCGTCTGGTGAAATTGAACGAGACGTGGAATCGGTGCGAGGCCCTCAATCTGGAGCTGGAGCTCCTACTTCCGGACGCCGAGAGGTCAGCGTGCCCGTTCATGGCACAAGAGGAGTTCGCTCGGGCCGAGGACGAATACTGGGCTGCTCGGGACTTCCTCCGGGAAATTATCAAGTCCTTCCAATCGCCGCAGACGTCAGGATCGTCGGATGGGACACAGGAGGGATTCAGCAGAGGCCTTGCGCGCCTCCCGACCATCGCCCTGCCTAAGTTCTCTGGTGAGTACACGGAGTGGCCGAGTTTCCGCGATCTGTTCACGTCGTTAGTCATCGGCAACGCGACCCTCAGCGACACGACGCGGCTGCAGTATCTGCAGTCGGCGGTGGAGGGCCAGGCGGCCGTGACGATCGCCCACATTACAATCACCGAGGCCAATTTCGGGCCCGCGTGGGCCCTGCTAACGCAGGAATTCGAAAACAAGCGAGCGATCGTCTCGGCACACCTGCGTGACCTTCTCACCTTGCCGCCGATGGCCGGTGCGTCGGCCGCGGAGTTGAGACGGTTGCGTGTCCCCACCAACCGAGCGCTCTCCCTCCTCGCGAACCTAGGCCGCCCCACCGAGCATTGGGATGACATCTTCGTCGCTCTGACGACGATGAAGCTCGATCCGGAGCTCATGGAGGAGTGGGAGCTCTCGCTTGGCGTCAGTATCGACCCCCCCCCCTCATACGCGACTCTCGATCAGTTTATGAAGACGCGAATTCGGTCGCTGGAGGCTTCGCGACCCGCGCAGGAAGCCGCCGCGCCCGAGCGCACCAAAGATGCGAAATCATCGAGCGGCTCCGTCGCTCGGGTGTGCACCACGACGAACCCTGCGTCCGGCCCTTCGTCCTCCGGGACGAACTCCCAGTGCCCTGTGTGTCGGGCGCGACACGCGCTGTACCGGTGTACGGCATTTAAGACCCTCCGCTCCGAACACCGTCGCGAAGTCGCGGCGGATAAGCGTGTTGGTTTCAACTGTCTCGCGCCCGGCCACATGGCCCCGTCCTGTCCCGTCACAGCCACGTGTTCGCGTTGCAGTCGGCGGCATCACTCGCTGCTCCATCCAACGTGCACCGAACCGCCAAACGGTACCGACGAGGCCCTTACAACCCCGTCGGCCAGCACCGATCAGCCGACCGCGGCTACCATCAATTCTGTCGCGTCGCCGACGCCCACGGATGGAGCGCCAGTGTTGCTGGCCACCGCGATTGTCGGCGTGAGGTCATCGGGTGGCGAGCTGCTGACCATCCGCGCGTTGCTGGACCAAGGAGCACAGGTGTCCATCGTGTCGGAGTCCGTAGTCCAGACGCTGCGACTCCCCCGCCGACCGCAAGTGACCAACCTGGTCGGCgctctggacagcaaattggGAGCCTCGCAGTCGCAGGTGAGGATGACCTTGGCGCCGCCATCTGGTACGTCGAGGACTTCCGTCGCCATCACCGCCCACGTAGTGTCGAAGGTCTCGAACTACTTCCCCCAATGGACTCCGAACAAGCAGCGGAGGGACTTCGCCGGCCTGGACTTCGCCGATCCAGACCCGTCCACACGTCGCCCGATTGACCTCATCGTCGGCGCCGACTATTTCGGAGCCCTGTTGCTCCCCAGGCTGTGCCGGGGCACCCCCTCGGCCCTGATTGCTCAAAAGACGATCTTCGGGTGGATTGTCTCCGGGCCAACCGGTCGTGCGCCCGCCGCCGGTGCAGTGCACCACGTCACGGCCCAGCCCGTGGCCGCGGAGAACGACATCCACGCGTTGCTCCAGAAATTCTGGGAAGTCGAGGAGGCAACCGTGCCAACGACTCTCGCTCCAGACGACGCACGCTGCGAGCAGCATTTCGTCAGCACGCATTCGCGGCGGGCGGACGGTCGGTACGTCGTCCGACTCCCGCTAAAGTCCGGGCATCCGGTCCCGCGCGACCGCCCTCTTGCGTTCGCTCGACCGGCGCCTCGCGAGGGACGCGACGCTGGAGACGTCGTATCATGCGTTCCTGGCCGAATACGAAGCACTCGGGCATATGGAGGAGGTCGCCGTTCCGCAGAGGGCCGACGCGTCTCCACGGTTGTTGCATTTGCCCCATCACGCCGTAGTGAAAAGAGCCTCCGGCGCGGACGCCAAGCTACGCGTTGTGTTCAACGCGTCAAGTCCGACATCAAACGGGACCTGCCTCAACGACCATATGCTGGTCGGCCCGAAGCTGCAGCGCGACATCCTGGCTATGCTTCTCCAGTGGCGCCTCCCTCGCTTTGCCCTTAA